In Candidatus Cloacimonadota bacterium, the genomic stretch TCCGTTTGAAGAGTCGGCACGGACCATTCCGTGCCGAATAAAAAGTTATCTGTTAAGTTGTTTACGTTATGTTTGTGAGTTAGGAAAATTTTTGTCAAGTTCAAAAAAACGGAAATTAACTCAAGATTTCCCTTTACGGATAGACACAAATTAGACTAATTTTCAGTTATATTTTTTTGGGGTATTTTTATATTTTTAACGGTCAATAGAATTTCTTAATAAATCTTCAATTTTTCCAATTTCATTTTAGTTTTTTCTTTTGTGCTAAGACCATTTTTATATTCGTAGATCGCTTTTTTCCAAGCTCCGTGAATTGGATTTGGCAGGATGATGAATTTGGTTCCAAACTCGTCTTTTAAAAAATTTACTGCATTTTTTCTTTCCTCAATGGATTTTCGATAAAATTCTTCGGAGAAATCGTCACAATTATCCCCAAGTAAAAGAGCAATATGATATTTCCCGGCGATCATTTGCCGGCGGGTTTCTTTATTAGAACTCGTTTCTTTTAGAAGAAGGTGGAGCGAATCCGCTTGCGGAAAATTCATTGTTTGGAGTTGTTTCAAAGAGATATCATAAGATTCCATTCTTCTGTTAGTTATATAAAAAATTTCGTAATTATTTCTATCTGCAAAATTGAGAAAGTCCATTGCACCGGCAACTGCGTCTGCTTTTGAAGAATCTATCCATTTGTAAAACTCTTTGGGATATTCTTGTTCGCGAACCACTCGCACAGCATTATAAAGCGAATTGTCAATTATCGTTTCATCCATATCCACCAGAATTGCACGTTTTTTTTCGGTTTTTATCTGCATATCTTTTTCTAAATTTACTCTGGCAATATTATATGCTTGATAACATAAAGCACGATATTCTGCAGATGTGGTCTGCCACAGAGCAGCCATCAGAAAACTTTCATCATTCATTTGTGGATTTTCAGCATTGGCAGATAATGATGTTAGCAGAAAAATTAATAATAAAGCAGGAATTAGAATTCTAGTTTTCATATTGTTTCCTTTATTTTTTTAAATTTATCATTAGCGTATTAAAAGCAACTTATTCATAAACATTATTTTATTATCGATTTTGATCTGATAAAAATAAATTCCACTTGAAACGAGACTGCCGTTACTTTCTTTTCCATCCCAAATAACAGAATTAATTCTATATTTTTTTCCAATATCTTCATGATGAATTTTGAATTGACGAAGGGATCGTCCTTTTATGTTAAAAATTTCTATTTCACTTTGTACATCAGCAGCAATGCTAAGAGCCTTGGAATAATAAGAAATCGTTGTGGAATAAGAAAATGGATTAGGATAGGCTTTTGAATTCGCTATTGAAATATTTTCCAAATCAACATCATTTCCGGTGTAAATTATTTCAAATGGATATATTTCTGATTCACCAGCTTCGTAAATCGCGGTAACCGCAATCTCATAAATTAATCCATTTATCAAGCCAAAAATATCACATTGATTTTCTAAGGTTTCTTCATAAATATTTCCATCTACATAAATGCGAAAATTTTCAAAAGGGGATGTGCTACCTGGTGCAGGATCATCCCAGGTGAGATGAACGTGGTCATCAATAATTTCATATTGCACATTTTGAGGTGGATTAAAAATATCAAGGATAACAAAAGTCGTGGTGGTTATTGCAGATTCTCCATCTTCGTAAACGGCTGAAATTCCCATAGTATATATTCCCGGTTGAAGCGAAAGAATATAAACGGGTTGATTGATGAACGCTAATAAAGTTCCATCAAGGTAAATATTGTAGCCAATTAATTCCTCATAAGTTGGGGTTGAAGGGGGAATAATCGTCAAAGTATCTCCACTTATCGAAATACTATCAGGAGNNNNNNNNNNNNNNNNNNNNNNNNNNNNNNNNNNNNNNNNNNNNNNNNNNNNNNNNNNNNNNNNNNNNNNNNNNNNNNNNNNNNNNNNNNNNNNNNNNNNGAACTCATATTAACCACGCTGTAAACGGTTCCGTCATAGAAAATATTATCGTGGATCAGATTCCATCCGTCGTCATTTGGGTCGGCATTATTCAAGTTGCCCAAATTGGCAGTTGCGTTATTTTGCAGAAAAAATCCCGTATAATTTCCGGTAACGTTATTTTCCGTGAAAACTGCATTTGCTCCCGAACCGTAGAGCATCACACCCGCACCTGTATTCGGATCGTTTTCAATATAATTGTCGTGGATAAAATTATTTCTATAAAACCCTTTTGCATTGTAAAGATACATTCCGGTCAGATTAAATGACACATCATTATAGTTGACAGTTGGAGACATATCATCATAGTTAAAAAGATTTCCCATAGTGATTCCTTGTTTTCCGTTATGATGAATCCAACTGTGGGTAATAGTCGGGCTGCAGGAATGCGAACTGAGTTGCAAAGCAAGTTGAATTGCTCCCCGAAATTGCGTCCCAAGACCGCATTGAGTAATTTCGCAGGAATCTATCAGCACATTAGAATTATCGGTTATCAGAATCCCGTTTAATTCACAATTTGAGATCTTTGAATTTTTCATCTCCATATATGCTGGGTTTGCGGATGGTAAACCAAAAAAGTGAACTGCTTTTTTGTGATCGTTTAAAGTGCAATGATTAATGAAGATCGGAGAATTCACCGCAGAAATACCATAATCGTTATCATCATTTGTGTTTGAAATATGGCAATGGTAGAATTCACTTTGCACATTTTCGTTTTCAAGACGGATACCACCCCAAAAAATCCCTTCTGCTCCGCAAAACAAAATGGAATCGGAAAAAGTGCCGAAAGCGAGGATATTTCCCAATGCAGTGATTCTATAATTTCCTTGAGCAATTACATTTACTCCGGCTTGTATTTCAAGGCTATCACCACTCGGAACTGTAATTTCTCCGATGATGTTGTAGGGATTATTTTCAGGTAACCAGGTACCTGATTGATCTCC encodes the following:
- a CDS encoding 5'-nucleotidase, lipoprotein e(P4) family → MKTRILIPALLLIFLLTSLSANAENPQMNDESFLMAALWQTTSAEYRALCYQAYNIARVNLEKDMQIKTEKKRAILVDMDETIIDNSLYNAVRVVREQEYPKEFYKWIDSSKADAVAGAMDFLNFADRNNYEIFYITNRRMESYDISLKQLQTMNFPQADSLHLLLKETSSNKETRRQMIAGKYHIALLLGDNCDDFSEEFYRKSIEERKNAVNFLKDEFGTKFIILPNPIHGAWKKAIYEYKNGLSTKEKTKMKLEKLKIY
- a CDS encoding T9SS type A sorting domain-containing protein gives rise to the protein PDSISISGDTLTIIPPSTPTYEELIGYNIYLDGTLLAFINQPVYILSLQPGIYTMGISAVYEDGESAITTTTFVILDIFNPPQNVQYEIIDDHVHLTWDDPAPGSTSPFENFRIYVDGNIYEETLENQCDIFGLINGLIYEIAVTAIYEAGESEIYPFEIIYTGNDVDLENISIANSKAYPNPFSYSTTISYYSKALSIAADVQSEIEIFNIKGRSLRQFKIHHEDIGKKYRINSVIWDGKESNGSLVSSGIYFYQIKIDNKIMFMNKLLLIR
- a CDS encoding right-handed parallel beta-helix repeat-containing protein — protein: MKKNLMIFTVLYFTLFLLTNLNATDVSGDQSGTWLPENNPYNIIGEITVPSGDSLEIQAGVNVIAQGNYRITALGNILAFGTFSDSILFCGAEGIFWGGIRLENENVQSEFYHCHISNTNDDNDYGISAVNSPIFINHCTLNDHKKAVHFFGLPSANPAYMEMKNSKISNCELNGILITDNSNVLIDSCEITQCGLGTQFRGAIQLALQLSSHSCSPTITHSWIHHNGKQGITMGNLFNYDDMSPTVNYNDVSFNLTGMYLYNAKGFYRNNFIHDNYIENDPNTGAGVMLYGSGANAVFTENNVTGNYTGFFLQNNATANLGNLNNADPNDDGWNLIHDNIFYDGTVYSVVNMSS